The sequence catatatacaaatgaatatgtataatatacaattatatacatatacaattcacctctctcccactctctgccctctctcgctctctctcttctccctctctcgatctcgctctcctctctcctccctctcccaatctctcgtgccatatatacaaatacacatatatatatataatatacaattatctaactaatatacatataaaattcacctttctcccactcttttcccccctCTCTCTCAGTCTCGCTCGccttttttttccatataacatgtagctacaaattataattatcaaactatagctatgagaGTTATTGATTACTTTTAAGTGGTTATATGTAAAAGTTTCTATAcaataatacaatacattatgaaacaatacgTAATAACTATTCCGAACAAAATGTTTAAAGAAAATTGGTAGACAAATTTTTCTAAGGGCAATGCATTAGCCATTATTATTCCTCTTccttcaaacaaaaataaaaataaaaataaaaataatcaaaaaccTCCGCCGCTGACCTCCGCCGGACTGCCACCGTCACTGCCCTGCTGCCCTCCGCCGGACTGCCACCATCACCTCCCTGCTGCCGCTACTTCCCCCGCCGTGGGTCGTGTTTCTTCCATTACCGAATTTCAGTAAGTTGCTCGATTTACGCCAAAAACTTGATTTTAcgtacttcaatttttttcgaTTGGCATTCTCAATAAGAGAGCTCGATTTCGAATCTTAGCTCTTTATATTTCCATAAATCCGAGGTATTTTATCTTGTTACGATTTGTTTTGTAGTTTGTAGCTTGAGCTGCGGTAAGAATGGGGTAATGGATGATGTATTTTGGTGAAAGTTTATACTTTGCTAGAAttgatttgaatatatattaatcGAGAAGATGTGTAACCCAAACAACAACATATCGAGTGGGGTTTGGGGAGCGTGGTGTGTACGCAGTCTTACCCCGACCTTTGGAAGGTTAAGATGTTGTTTCCGGTAGGCCCTTTgctcaagtaaaaaaaatatgaagaactCATGCTAGAAacaattatgaaaagaaaacgTAGCAACAACAAATGTACGATAACTGAAGTAAAGGAAAATCGAAGAACAAGACAAGAGAGAAGATGTATTATTGTGAAAGTTTATACTTTGCTAGATTATCATAGTTATCATCACCTTTTCCCTATTGATCGATTTGAATGTATTAATCGAGAAGATGAATAACCCAAACAACAACATATCGAGTGGGGTTTGGGGAGGGTGGTATGTAAGCAGTATTACCCCTACCTTATAGAGGTTAAGATGTTGTTTCCGATAGGTCCTTTGGtcaaaagtaaaacaaatatagtaagtgtagAACTCATGCTAGAAACaattaagaaaagagtactacacagcaacaacaaaatgtaCGATAACTGAAGTAAAGGAAACGACAGGTAACACTAGAATCGAAGAATAAGAAAGTTAGAGAGAAGATGAATTACTCAAACCTAAGTCTAATATAGATCAAACTGACGGAATGTATACCCTATTTGGACCATGTACATAGCACCGAGTCTCTGTTCAAAGCAATTTGGCATTAGGTATCTCCGAATCCCCGATCAGTCTCTGCCACCTCTCATCTTCTTCTGCTCCTTTGCGCATAAACTAATTGAACCTTAACCTCTAATCAACATAACTAGCAATTCTTTTTACTCATCAGATGACCTTCTCGACCCATTGAACCTCCACATTGGTCATAACTGTTGTCTCTCAAACATGAAGTGTTGTTCTTTTAACCTTTTTTGGGGTTGTAATCACACCTAGAATCGAGCAAATAGAAAGTCAGTTTCTTAATTCTATGCTTATtgctctttttttattttattttgtgccTATTGCGGTCCTTAAATTGACAATAGGTTGAAATTAGACATTATGAATCTGCtttttgagttttcttttgaattaatAATGTTTTCCATTTTGTAAATGGTATTATGTTTGTCGTCAAATAGATATATTACACGTCTGAACTTGAGTGTTTTGGTGAACAGGAAAAGTCTTGTCACTTTAGTTTAGATTGTTTCTTgtttgatgcatgaattttatttttccttttggttTAAACTTCAATGTTATTTACTTATGGTTTTTCATTGTTTGTTTATGTTACTTTTGttttgagccgagggtctttCGGGAATAACCTCTCTACCTTACAAAGGTAGAGGTAAGGTCTGTGTACATCCTACTCTCCCCGGACCCCACTTGGTGGATTACAcggggtatgttgttgttgttgttgttgtgctATTGGACAtttgtaaaaatgaataatCCAATTTTTACTATGCTAATCCATCATACATTTTGATCGTGATTATATTCAATTTAAGCGTGTGAATTCACTTTATGCCTTCATAACAAGGTGATTTGGAATTGCATATATAGACTATAGCTTATAGAAGCAACCAATCCTGCTTCCCTCGTGGATGTTTCATCCCGAAAAAATTATATacgtgcctattattcttgtaCAATTGTATCAAGTTACATATTCTTAACCAAGGTATTTAATCtgtttatatgttatttaaaCTGTCGTTCATTAGGTAAGAGAAGATCATGGTGGGATTTAAGAATAGATACTTAGTTATGGAGGTTTATTTGGATCCAAATAAAGGGACTGCATCAGATGAACCCATCGTAATCACTCAATTCAACTTGACCAAAGCCATCAGGGACGTTATTCTTACAAACTTTGGTGAGTGTGGCCTCGCCTCATCAGCAAATTCATTTCAAGGTGAGTTTAATTAGtgtaagttttatttttgaGCATGGCTTTTCCCTCTGTTTTCCTCTTTGTGGAAATCTTGGCGCAGTTTCAAAAGTTCATATTATGTGCAGTGAAGTATGTGAATCCAATTACAAAACTTTGTATTATACGAGCATCGAGAGAGGAGTATCAAAAAGTTTGGGCTTCAATTACCATGGTCAGGAGTGTAGGAAGTTGCCCCGTGGTATtcaacctgctagacctaagtgGTGAGTTGTAGTGTCAAAAACATGCCTTATAGCTATGTTGTTCGGGGTCTTACAAAAATGATGCCATACCCGTGTTGGGTTCTTctaaaatacactacttttggagaatctgacACGCATTCgtcgacatttttgaagagtccgagcaacatagcctTAGAGCAATACAAACGTtctcttttgaaataatttcaaCATTGTTCTCTAAATGATGCATAACCTTATattcttttatgatttatttttcttgggtTTCCCGCATGTCCGGTACCATTTTGGGGTCCTGACTAATCCAGATTCCCGCTATTTGAGGTCCATTAAAGGAGGAAGTGCTCCCTACGAGGATTTTTTCCATTCTCAGAGCTAGAACCCGAGACTTCTAATCATCCCATCACAACCTGAGACCTTATACCATTAACGTCGGGTTTACTTTGCTGCAAATATAACACAGTGCTTTTACATTTTCTCCTCCCAGGTAGTATTAGGGCATGCAGAGCTGCAGCTTTGAAATGTGATGAATTCAAATTTGAACAGTACAAGTCGATGGCCGGAGCTCGCCTTACACCAGAGGTTCAGCAGCAAATGCAGAACTATCTCGACAAGATCAAAGCTTTGGAACACTAACATGACAAGTCTCCCCATAACATCTTGTCCGCACAAGCTAGCCCCTACACCACGGTTACCAAGTCATGACAACATGGTCTCTTTTTGATCGTTAATTGGTTCCgattttgcatgtttttttcttctaactGTTAACTGTACATCAATACCTTCAAAAACTTGATGGTTCATTAAAATGATGTTGGGAGTTAGACCCTGTACCTCCAACTCTAAGATTGTGAGTGCTACTCGAgagtttgttaaaatatgtattatatgttaAGAATTTTGTTAGGTTTATTAGAAAGGCGCTCAACTCTGACTCTGACATACAGTTCTTCTCTTTGTTTCAATCGCTTATTAGAAAacgtatatatatttttttgatattatcACTCTAAAGAGTCGTTTGGTATGTAGATAGATAAAGATAAAAGATAGTTTCcactattttaatacaaatagtAGAGTAAGAAAAACTTTAGATTAATCAATATTCATAATCAAATGTAAAAGaagatgattttattattttattatatgatattttttatattttgaaaaataaattgtaaacAAAATGGGGATGTAGCTCAGATGGTAGAGCGCTCGCTTAGCATGCGAGAGGTACGGGGATCGATACCCCGCATCTCCActtaattaaattcttttttttttttttgattttggaaaTAGTTAATATagagtatttatttatattaattaatccaTTTAATATAAATCACTTTTCTTGTCTTATAAAGAAAACATGGAttgattttgattaaaatagGACTACAAATGAACAATATTGCACGCTATCAGTGTATGTTCAATCAATCGCAATTTCAGTCTAAAATCTATCAGTACAATTATTTATTAACCTATGAACTTCATCTTACTTTACGTATTTGCATCCAACTACACTTTATTCCCTTAGACTCAACGATCACTTAATTAAGTTTTTAGAATTACTTTTTTGGCTTTGAAAATAGTTAAtataaagtatttatttatattaattaatccatttaatataaattacttTTCTTGTCTCGTAAAGAAAATATGGAttgattttgattaaaataCGATTACAAATGAATAATATTGCAGATTATTAGAGTGCGTTTAATTAATCGCGCTTTTAATCCTGACTAGTACAATCATTTATTAACCTATAAACTTCATCTTACTTTACGTATTTGCATCCAACTATACTTTATTTCTTTAGACTCAATGGTCTGTTATCAATGGTCATAATTCAACGGTTTTTtactttagaaaaaataaaatattttctcttaattatgaaaaaggatttcaaataaaaagatTAGATGTTTGTATTTGGAGCGAGAGgttataattctttcatttttaatagaCAGATAAGtacaattttctattttaatcataattttgaaaataaataaataaatatgtttcggtgaaaaataaaaatggataattttaaattaatattttgaaagagaATCTTCAAGATTGGATTCTATttgacatatttaaatttacCAGTAAAGTGGGAGTAATATATGTTCATCAATCTCAAtgcaaataatatatttttaaaaatagcatttatcatttttattatattgaataaaaaataccTATAAACACTGGATTTTTATTGTGTAGgactaattaaagaaaaaaaaacactatttcatgaataattttCATCCGcaaaactattttattaaaaaatgaagagatcatATCTATTTCACTATAATTCTTAATTGGTCCCATTTGTAACTTTAATGCATGCTTTATCATCACATGAATGTAAAAGTAGATTTAAGgtattaaatttatgatttttcgAGATGTTaataaagtttttctttttaaaatgttatatttaatgaaattatattgtataaattgAATTGAGACAAATATAATAAGATATTCtatttttatcacatatttttatAGTAACACAGATATATCTTCATCGATTTTTTaactttactttttaaaatatttaatttatatcatataaattgtaataaacataattgaatatttattataaaggACCACCGACTCAGGAGCTAGGAGGACCAGGACCACCGACTTAGGGGGCTAGAGGACCCGCATCGAAGTACCTATTTCTGCAGTCTCATGAAAATGTGAATATTTCTTTATTCTGAAGCCGTATGGACGAACAATTTAGTGTATTCGTAACTAGACTTGTAGACCTTCGATTTGATAGGTTATGCACATTCTAACTCTTCATGAGAAATACGATGAGACATTAgacctaaaattttaaaataaaatttaaaataaattttttcgaCTTTTATTTTGCAACTTGTACAAAAATCACGTGTCAAAGTATAAATATTATCAAATCTATGAGAGTGAAAAGATTACGTGAGAGTATCACCCTCGAAAAACGTACTCTGTAATGCATGAATTCAAATTTAACCAGATCCTATATGCATTgaatatgatataaataaaattttaaaaattacacaaaaatataatacacTTACCCCACCATCACCCCCCCCCCACACCCAAATTGTTGGCTAAAACTTGAGTCATCCACAAAAATCTATGTTGGATGGTACAAAGTTCAATGTATCACACATTAGATAGAGTTCTTTTCAGGAAAGGCCTCAAAATTAAGATTAATTTAAGCCAAAGCGTCAACATCTCTTCAGCAAAGCCaacaactcttttttttttttttttgctttttctcACATACCCCATTGCCAATAATTGACTTTggactctttttttcttcattttgaacCTAAAAATCCAATCTTGGAGACACCCATTGAAGGAAAAATCAAGATTTTGAAGTTTTTAGATAAGGGGTGAAAAAGGGGTGTATAAGAAATCATGGGAAAGACAACAAGGAAACTTGAAGTTGTTTCTCCTGTTCCAGCAGATATAGATATTGCTAACTCTGTTGAACCTCTTCATATTTCTGAGATTGCTCAAGAACTCAATCTTAGCTCTCAGCATTATGATTTGTATGGGAAGTATAAAGCCAAGGTAATGCCTTTTTAAATGTAGATTCATGTGTTAAAGATATGTTCGAGTTATGGTTGCTTAACTAATAGTTATTATCTCGGAAAGTTAGTATTTTTGTTAGAGAAAATTGggattagaaaaaaaaaaggtgacttTTTGAGAATCTTTCTTGGATTTTTGCTTGTATTCACTCTATGTTGTATTATTTTGGTTTACTTTAGTAATATATGTTGATTGGCAGTGGTAGAGTCAGAACTAAACATGAATAAGCTAATAAGATTCAACATAGATgtagtatatatacatatttttgacATCTTCATATTTCTGATTGCTCAAGAGCTCAATCTTAGCTCTCACCATTATGATTTGTATGAGAAGGATAAAGCCTAGGTAGTACATGTTACCATTGAATGTAGATACATGTGTTAAAGATATGTTCGAGTTGGTTTTTCAGATGGTCGCTTAACTAATTAGTTATTATCTCATAAAGTTACtttttttgttgaagaaaacTGGAATTAAGAAAAAATGTGTTTGAATTTGTACTGTGCTGTATTattttggttttactttggtaATCTATGTTGACTGGTGCTTAGAAGAATAGATGTTTATTGGCAGTGTTAGAGTTAGGATTTCGTTAAggagattcaaaatataaagaactaaaCATGAAGAAGCCAACAAGATTCAACATGTATAGACATAAATTCTTTTTGACTTCTTGACTCTGTAATTTTTCCGATGGAGGGATGTCAATCAACTCCCTGCGAATAAGGGTAGCTCTGCCCCGGTGTATTGTTATGCTATACTCTTCTGCTCTTAAGTGCtgataattttttagattttgctTGGTTTGCATAGAAGAGTAATGTAATTGAGATGCATAGATGTGGTTCCTTGTATGTTCTCAATAACAAAAGAAGTTTATTTCTTCTCCATCAGTATGTAGTCAATTACATGGTAACTATTAGTCTTATCCAATGTAAATATGGATTGCTTAGGAGTattcatatgttttttcttgattaCCGTGGTGTACGGGATTTTTTTGGGATCCTCGACAAATTCCAAGGCTAGGACCCTAGGACAGATGGGAAGGATCATTCATATGTTGTAGTACTGCTTTTTGTTGATGAGTAATTATTACTTCTCAGGTACTTTGATTTTGCAGTTTTTCAAAATTGAGTTTCTTTGACTATGATGAAGTGTTATACTCATGAATGTGATGTGAAATCCGCTTTGTGTATATTACTATATTgacttttcttttatagttgGTGATCTGATATGTCGAATTTTTTGAGATTCTAGGTGCTCTTATCCGTGCTTGATGAGGTTGGAGGAAGTGAGGATGGGTATTATGTGGTGGTTGGAGGAATAACTCCAACCCCTCTTGGAGAAGGGAAGTCTACTACCACAGTCGGTCTTTGCCAGGCTTTGGGAGCTTTCCTTGATAAAAAGGTAACTTTGAATTACCGATAGGATGTCCGTCTCACCTACTTAGAGAAAATGAAGAGTTAACTGTGTCTTAACTTTAAGCTAATATATGCTTGTAAACTAATATCTGTTgtcatttgaatttatatagaaGGATAATAGATAAATGAAGAAATGTGGTAATATTACTTGGTTTTGATGGACATCAGAGAGAAGTTGAAAAATACGTTGAGAAGTTGGATAgataaagaaaaatgtttttcat comes from Solanum pennellii chromosome 1, SPENNV200 and encodes:
- the LOC107014783 gene encoding probable ribonuclease P/MRP protein subunit POP5, producing the protein MVGFKNRYLVMEVYLDPNKGTASDEPIVITQFNLTKAIRDVILTNFGECGLASSANSFQVKYVNPITKLCIIRASREEYQKVWASITMVRSVGSCPVVFNLLDLSGSIRACRAAALKCDEFKFEQYKSMAGARLTPEVQQQMQNYLDKIKALEH